The Blautia luti nucleotide sequence CACTGTCCCATATTCCTTTATTTCCTTACTGACATTATCCATAACAGGCTGCAACCGTTCTCTGCGTTCTTCCAGGCTGTGCAGATCTTTCTCAGCTTTTTCCGCACGCTTTTCAGCCTCCTCTTTATCTTTAACTGCCTGCTCCTCATCATCTTTTAAAAGCTGGATATCAGCTCTTACTTCCGCAATCTGTGCAATCAGTCCTTCATTCTCAGCAGTGAGATATTCTTTTTCCTGTTCCAGTGTCTGTACTTCCTTTTTACGCTCTTTCTTCTTAAAATTATAAACATCAAGATGCTCCTCATGTGTCCCTTTCTGCTCCCATTCAATTCCATGCTGTCGTGCAACCTCTGCAAGCACTTCTTTTTCATGGTTGATCCACTGATTCAACTCTGTATCGTGTTTGTTCCCGCCTTGAAATCCCAGGCTTTTTAATGCCTGCTTCAGTGAAACCCTGGTATCCATTCCTTTCCCTTTCCAGCCAGTTACATAAGGAACAAAATCAATATGCAGATGCGGTGTAGCTTCATCCTGGTGCAGATAACAGCTAAATACATGAAGTGTTGGATTTCGTTGCTGAAAATTCTTTACATACTCATCCAGTACTTTTACCGCCAGGTCTCCTTCTGTCGTTCCCACAGACATATCTTCTCGATTTCCAATCTGGAAAATCACTTCGTGGAACAGCTTTTCCTGCTTTCCCTGACGAATTTTTTCATAGTAATTTGTAATCTGCCGATCCTTTCTTTTTCCCACATTGTACCGTTCCACAGAATCATCAAACAACTCTTTATATACTTCTTTCAGGTTTTCATTCTGGTAACAGATATTCAGATGTACTCTGTCCGGGTCTACATTTTCAGCTATAAAATCCCGTCTGTTATGGGCCAGCGATCCAGTTCCTATCATGCCGCTAATCGTTCTTCTCATCATTATGCTCCTCACCTCTCCTTCTAAAAAGAGTGCCAGATATGGCACATAATTTGTATTTCCGCCAATTATGGCGATTATAAGAAATCTTCGCCGGATACGGCGGTTTTGTTACTTTTGTCAAAAGTAACGCAAAAGCACTTTCGACAGCCGTACCGTCCATCAAAAGTACCCTTGCGCCCTACCGGAGGACGTCTGTTCTGCACCGACTGAAGCGGAGCGGAGACCATTATTCCTTCCGTTGGTCGGATTACTTCTGCGTTACTCACTTAACTAATCTATTACTGTATTCTTGCCCGGATATATTCTAGGTCATCACAATACGGTGTTCCTACAAGATACCATTGTCTTGCCTTCGGCTATATCCTTCCCACTACCGGGTGGATTCGGGACTTTAACCCGTTAGAAACGTGCGCCGCTAGGCGCACATGAAAAAAAGGCCTTACCAAATTGATTTCACTCAATTCAGTAAGACCTTTTTGTTGGTTTCACACATATTACCTGATAACCACAAGATTCCGGATAAATAATGCCAAAATCTCTTGTGTTATCATTTTGTTATCAAATAGAACTTTATCTACTCGGAAACGCCCTGTTTATAAGGCTTTCCAGAAATTTTTAATTATTCAAACTC carries:
- a CDS encoding plasmid recombination protein, translating into MMRRTISGMIGTGSLAHNRRDFIAENVDPDRVHLNICYQNENLKEVYKELFDDSVERYNVGKRKDRQITNYYEKIRQGKQEKLFHEVIFQIGNREDMSVGTTEGDLAVKVLDEYVKNFQQRNPTLHVFSCYLHQDEATPHLHIDFVPYVTGWKGKGMDTRVSLKQALKSLGFQGGNKHDTELNQWINHEKEVLAEVARQHGIEWEQKGTHEEHLDVYNFKKKERKKEVQTLEQEKEYLTAENEGLIAQIAEVRADIQLLKDDEEQAVKDKEEAEKRAEKAEKDLHSLEERRERLQPVMDNVSKEIKEYGTVKAILPEAGTLERATTYRDKKIKPLFTQMKNKIAAMAAQVKELTKEVEKWKHKYQETKQAYNRVQRQLDTVCEEKQQLSEEKQQLQGVSDRYDRVVRVLGENIVENAVQQDIQEQKALEEKRQMEQMPKGSIHERLAWGARKSEMENQQRKKNKTKNRGMER